A genome region from Pseudomonas pergaminensis includes the following:
- a CDS encoding phage portal protein produces MSNRRRNTKQLAQPATVSTQEFIPRSDSKMEAFSFGDPSPVLSSREVFDYLECWFNGRWYEPPLSLDGLARSVGSSVHLHSGLMFKRNLLSKTFIPHRLLSRAAFEQFALDFLCLGNGYLEGRRSMLGLVRELVPPLAKYMRTGKDGRQFMVQGWKEEHEFQPGTVFHLREADLHQEVYGLPEWISALQSALLNESATLFRRKYYENGSHAGFILYMTDAAQNEADVDSLRKALKDSKGPGNFRNLFVYSPNGKKDGLQIIPVSEVTAKDEFNSIKNQTRDDVLASLRIPPQLMGIVPQNAGGFGSIREAAQIYAANELEPIQARMAQVNDWLGEEVVRFKPYEIPVGG; encoded by the coding sequence ATGTCGAACCGCCGCAGAAATACCAAGCAGTTGGCCCAGCCCGCTACGGTTTCAACGCAGGAGTTTATTCCGCGCAGTGACAGCAAGATGGAGGCGTTCAGCTTTGGTGATCCATCACCGGTGCTGAGCAGCCGGGAGGTGTTTGATTACCTGGAGTGCTGGTTTAACGGGCGGTGGTATGAGCCGCCGCTGTCGCTGGATGGGCTGGCGCGCTCGGTGGGTTCTAGCGTGCATCTGCATTCGGGGCTGATGTTCAAGCGCAACCTGTTGAGCAAGACGTTTATCCCGCACCGGCTGTTGTCGCGCGCTGCATTCGAACAGTTCGCCCTGGACTTCCTATGCCTGGGTAACGGCTATCTGGAAGGACGGCGCTCGATGCTCGGCCTGGTGCGCGAGCTGGTACCGCCGCTGGCGAAGTACATGCGTACGGGCAAGGACGGGCGGCAGTTCATGGTCCAGGGCTGGAAGGAGGAGCATGAATTTCAACCGGGTACGGTCTTTCATCTGCGAGAGGCGGATCTACACCAGGAGGTGTACGGGCTGCCTGAGTGGATCAGCGCGTTGCAGTCGGCGTTGCTGAATGAGTCGGCCACGTTGTTTCGCCGCAAGTATTACGAGAACGGCAGTCATGCTGGCTTCATCCTCTACATGACCGATGCCGCGCAGAACGAAGCGGATGTCGATTCACTGCGTAAGGCGCTCAAGGATTCCAAGGGGCCAGGTAACTTCCGCAACCTGTTCGTGTATTCGCCGAACGGTAAAAAGGACGGGTTGCAGATCATCCCGGTCAGTGAAGTGACGGCCAAGGACGAATTCAACTCGATCAAAAACCAGACCCGCGACGACGTGCTGGCCAGCTTGCGCATTCCGCCGCAGTTGATGGGCATCGTGCCGCAAAACGCGGGTGGTTTTGGGTCGATCAGGGAGGCGGCGCAGATCTATGCGGCCAATGAACTGGAGCCGATTCAGGCGCGTATGGCGCAGGTGAATGACTGGCTCGGGGAAGAGGTCGTGCGCTTCAAGCCCTATGAAATTCCCGTGGGGGGCTAA
- a CDS encoding DNA adenine methylase has protein sequence MSTPIIPWMGGKRRLADRLIPLFPPHECYVEVFAGGAALYFMRPQAAPVEVLNDINGDLVTLYRVVQNHLEEFVRQFKWALSSRQVFEWQKMTRPETLTDIQRAARFFYLQHHAFAGKVSGQTFGTATTGPAINLLRIEENLSAAWQRLSGTYVENLGWLECAERYDRPHTFHYMDPPYWQTAGYGVDFAFENYERMAEFMRRCKGKVMVSINDHPDIRRVFDGFHFETVDIRYSTANQRQGKTEVSGELVIMNWEPAALGGLF, from the coding sequence ATGAGCACACCGATAATCCCGTGGATGGGCGGCAAGCGTCGCCTGGCAGATCGCCTTATTCCGCTGTTCCCACCACATGAATGTTACGTCGAGGTCTTTGCCGGCGGCGCAGCGCTTTACTTCATGCGGCCCCAGGCTGCGCCGGTTGAAGTCCTTAACGACATCAATGGCGACTTGGTGACGTTGTACCGCGTGGTGCAGAACCACCTGGAAGAGTTCGTGCGCCAGTTTAAGTGGGCACTCAGCTCCCGCCAGGTGTTCGAATGGCAGAAGATGACCAGGCCGGAAACGCTCACCGACATCCAACGGGCTGCGCGATTTTTCTACCTGCAGCACCATGCGTTCGCGGGGAAAGTCAGCGGGCAGACCTTTGGCACGGCCACCACCGGGCCGGCGATAAACCTGCTGCGGATTGAGGAGAACCTATCCGCTGCCTGGCAGCGGCTCTCCGGGACCTATGTTGAAAACCTGGGCTGGTTGGAATGTGCTGAGCGCTACGACCGGCCACACACCTTCCACTACATGGACCCGCCTTACTGGCAGACCGCCGGTTACGGAGTGGACTTTGCCTTTGAAAACTACGAGCGGATGGCCGAGTTCATGCGGCGCTGCAAGGGGAAGGTAATGGTCAGCATCAACGACCACCCCGATATTCGCCGTGTGTTTGATGGGTTTCACTTTGAAACGGTGGACATCCGTTACAGCACGGCGAACCAACGGCAGGGTAAAACCGAGGTGAGCGGCGAGTTGGTGATCATGAATTGGGAGCCAGCAGCACTGGGTGGGCTGTTCTAG
- a CDS encoding SOS response-associated peptidase family protein, translating to MCGRLSQYRGIHDFVAALSMPNALANSVGDQPIERYNIAPTTQVALLHLQGEMLHADPVRWGWRPHWAKDRAAPINARVEKVAHGPFFRAIWPHRAITPIDNWFEWVDEGGPKKQPYLIRRRDGAPIFCAAIGQLPDPYEGPGEHDGFVIITADSAGGMVDIHDRRPVVLTPDLAREWLDPATPKERAEQMVLHQGEPAEAFEWFKVSTAVGNVRNKGASLIEPVL from the coding sequence ATGTGCGGAAGGCTGTCGCAGTACAGGGGAATCCATGACTTCGTTGCGGCGCTGAGCATGCCCAACGCCCTGGCAAACTCGGTGGGCGACCAACCTATCGAGCGGTACAACATTGCTCCGACGACCCAGGTGGCATTGCTGCACCTGCAAGGTGAAATGCTGCACGCTGATCCAGTTCGCTGGGGGTGGCGACCGCATTGGGCGAAAGACCGCGCCGCACCGATCAACGCACGCGTCGAAAAGGTCGCCCACGGCCCTTTCTTCCGGGCGATCTGGCCGCACCGGGCAATCACGCCTATCGACAATTGGTTTGAGTGGGTGGATGAAGGTGGGCCGAAAAAACAGCCCTACCTGATCCGCAGGAGGGACGGCGCGCCGATCTTCTGCGCGGCCATCGGCCAACTACCAGACCCCTATGAAGGCCCAGGCGAGCATGACGGCTTTGTGATCATCACCGCCGACAGCGCTGGCGGAATGGTGGACATTCACGACAGAAGGCCCGTGGTTCTGACGCCGGACCTTGCCCGCGAATGGCTGGACCCGGCAACGCCAAAAGAACGTGCCGAGCAGATGGTGTTGCACCAGGGCGAGCCGGCCGAGGCCTTTGAATGGTTCAAGGTCAGCACCGCCGTGGGCAACGTGAGAAACAAGGGCGCCAGTTTGATCGAGCCAGTGCTCTAG
- a CDS encoding P-loop ATPase, Sll1717 family has translation MDFEEFELQKLFGHEAAEDEDPERLREYYFKGKTYAQVVNDLPLRIVVGHKGVGKSALFQVAINEESLKNRLTLLIRPNDIVDIGEDSDDFLKMIRDWKTGINEIIAKKALTSFGMLYDGWRGKLNQYGGAALDFLSSTIKQDKADLTPAKQAILKDFLQHQKISVYIDDLDRGWQGRKHDIQRISALLNAIRDISTENRGIYFRISLRSDVYYLARTSDESTDKTEGSVIWFSWSNHEILALLSKRIDSYFGGKVTEAEFLEKHQSQMMHYLSPIIEEKFSGKGHWQDAPMYRVLMSLIRKRPRDLVKLLTLAGREAKSKNSTVITTRNLEAVFEEYSQGRLQDTINEYRSELPTIERLILGMRPTKAQRKLGQGYIYTTDLLLKKLKGIEEQGKFRWANSGLIQTQELAAFLFKINFITARKATAAGIDRKYFEENRYLSNKFVDFGYDWEVHPAYRWALQPEDPMQIFNELELSAP, from the coding sequence ATGGATTTCGAAGAATTTGAATTGCAAAAACTGTTCGGCCATGAAGCTGCCGAAGATGAAGATCCAGAACGCCTAAGGGAATATTACTTCAAAGGCAAAACTTACGCTCAAGTTGTTAACGACCTGCCACTAAGAATAGTCGTCGGACATAAGGGTGTAGGAAAATCAGCACTGTTTCAAGTCGCTATAAACGAAGAATCATTAAAAAACCGCCTTACCCTTTTAATTAGGCCCAATGATATTGTCGACATCGGAGAAGATAGCGACGACTTTTTGAAAATGATTAGAGATTGGAAGACTGGAATAAACGAGATTATAGCTAAGAAAGCCTTAACATCATTCGGGATGTTATACGATGGTTGGAGAGGAAAACTAAACCAATACGGTGGTGCGGCCTTAGACTTCCTCTCATCAACTATCAAACAGGACAAAGCAGATCTTACTCCGGCAAAACAAGCAATCTTGAAAGACTTTCTTCAACATCAAAAAATTTCGGTCTACATTGATGATCTTGACCGTGGATGGCAAGGACGCAAACACGACATCCAACGAATTTCTGCACTTTTGAATGCCATCCGAGATATTTCTACTGAGAATCGCGGCATTTATTTCCGAATCAGCCTGCGTTCAGATGTTTATTACCTAGCACGGACATCTGATGAATCTACCGATAAAACCGAAGGCTCGGTAATCTGGTTCTCTTGGAGTAATCATGAGATCCTAGCGTTACTATCAAAAAGAATTGATAGCTATTTTGGTGGAAAAGTTACCGAAGCCGAATTCTTAGAAAAACATCAGTCACAGATGATGCACTACTTAAGCCCGATCATCGAAGAAAAATTCTCCGGCAAAGGTCATTGGCAAGATGCACCCATGTATCGAGTGCTAATGTCCCTTATTCGAAAAAGACCCCGGGACTTGGTAAAGCTTTTGACTCTAGCTGGCCGCGAAGCAAAGTCAAAGAACTCCACAGTAATTACAACGCGCAATCTAGAAGCTGTTTTCGAAGAGTACTCTCAGGGCAGACTTCAAGACACCATAAATGAATACAGATCTGAGCTTCCGACTATCGAGAGATTGATTTTGGGAATGCGTCCTACTAAGGCCCAAAGAAAACTGGGACAGGGTTATATCTATACAACCGACCTATTACTGAAAAAACTTAAGGGCATCGAAGAACAAGGCAAATTCCGCTGGGCTAACAGCGGATTAATACAAACCCAAGAACTCGCCGCCTTTTTATTCAAAATAAATTTCATCACCGCTCGCAAGGCAACTGCTGCCGGTATTGATCGTAAGTATTTCGAAGAAAATAGGTATCTCTCTAATAAATTTGTAGACTTCGGTTACGACTGGGAGGTTCATCCCGCTTATAGGTGGGCTCTCCAACCAGAAGACCCTATGCAGATCTTCAACGAGTTGGAATTGAGTGCACCATAA
- a CDS encoding protein kinase family protein produces MSFPDSCVLKSFPSTLTHRNATVFTTQGADDSTQQAIQNLIDTRYQLTDRVSAPLKGMENDLFAKSQPLDSLRPKLRVTFGRSKRDGTFDWPVEEVLNTYTAHKRGAPVASLYGFGYRKSVFGLIQEFFIFTELLDGYLNGLEWLKQKRDIRSLITVSFKLLHALHGKGVVHMDFWANNVMVNLAHPEHTKAIDLENCFLSPTEHLSEVLAFQFGFFYRREIFRFVIEQDYDQMVMDALGNYEGIDRSRFDELYALSKHENISRRARREIFHRGTVTAR; encoded by the coding sequence TTGAGCTTTCCCGACAGCTGCGTGCTAAAGAGCTTCCCATCGACACTCACCCATCGCAACGCTACGGTCTTCACTACGCAAGGCGCTGACGACAGCACCCAGCAAGCGATTCAGAACCTGATCGACACGCGCTACCAACTGACAGACCGCGTCAGCGCCCCGCTGAAAGGGATGGAGAACGACCTGTTCGCCAAATCCCAACCACTCGATAGCCTCCGGCCCAAACTGCGCGTCACGTTCGGCCGCTCCAAGCGCGACGGCACGTTCGACTGGCCGGTCGAAGAAGTTCTCAACACCTACACCGCACACAAACGCGGCGCTCCTGTCGCCAGCCTGTATGGTTTCGGCTACAGAAAGTCGGTGTTTGGCCTGATCCAGGAATTCTTCATCTTCACCGAGCTGCTCGACGGCTACCTCAACGGACTGGAATGGCTCAAGCAAAAGCGCGACATCCGCAGCCTGATCACCGTGTCATTCAAATTACTGCATGCCCTGCACGGCAAGGGTGTCGTGCACATGGATTTCTGGGCCAACAATGTGATGGTCAACCTGGCGCACCCCGAGCACACCAAAGCCATCGACCTGGAAAACTGCTTCCTCAGCCCGACCGAACACTTGAGCGAGGTGCTGGCCTTTCAGTTTGGTTTTTTCTATCGGCGGGAGATTTTCCGGTTCGTGATCGAGCAGGATTACGATCAGATGGTCATGGACGCATTGGGCAACTATGAAGGGATTGATCGCAGTCGTTTTGATGAACTCTATGCGCTGAGCAAACACGAAAACATCAGCCGCCGCGCTCGACGCGAGATCTTCCATAGAGGCACGGTCACTGCCCGCTAA
- a CDS encoding Wzz/FepE/Etk N-terminal domain-containing protein codes for MSSPTNSNVRSNDDDEIDLIPLVQALWHSKITVIVTTAVGTVASLALSATSPEQWTASTYITKPSLYSLYKEINEKDAPAKASPLSLETKLYSTIQNDIFYSAMGVMAAKSVTLKDAPPKSGGN; via the coding sequence GTGAGCAGTCCAACGAATTCAAACGTCCGTTCCAATGATGATGATGAAATCGATCTGATACCACTTGTTCAAGCTCTGTGGCATAGCAAGATTACAGTTATTGTAACCACCGCAGTGGGCACTGTTGCTTCTCTGGCCCTTTCTGCAACTTCGCCTGAACAGTGGACTGCCAGCACTTACATCACCAAACCGTCGCTCTACAGCTTATATAAAGAAATCAATGAAAAGGATGCGCCAGCCAAAGCCAGTCCACTGTCATTGGAAACCAAGCTGTACAGCACCATACAGAATGATATTTTCTACTCTGCCATGGGTGTGATGGCAGCCAAATCCGTTACCTTGAAAGACGCTCCACCTAAATCGGGTGGGAATTAG
- a CDS encoding MFS transporter has protein sequence MSIHQTPGHVLPARSAAKMEAAMAVGAFAIGTGEFAIMGLMPDIAQNLGLSEPQVGHAISAYALGVMVGAPLLAILGAKLLRKHMLLLLMGLYALGNLATAFTPTFGSLVAFRFISGLPHGAYFGIAAVVASSMVPNDKRAGAVARVMMGLTLAMLLGNPIATFLGQHLGWRSAFALVSLIALCTIALVWQFVPHRQDEQRSDPRKELQAFTKPQVWMALAIGAIGFAGMFCVFSYLAPTMLEVTKVSPQWIPFGLAAFGVGGIIGNIAGGKLFDRMQFRAVGLILVWSMAVLVFFPFAAGSLWSVLLGIGLVGTMVSLAAPLQIRLMDIAHEAPSLAAASNHAAFNLANALGPWFGGMAITAGLGWTSTGYIGAVTALVGLGIYLIARRMHGGH, from the coding sequence ATGTCTATCCACCAAACTCCCGGGCACGTGCTGCCCGCGCGCAGTGCCGCCAAAATGGAAGCGGCCATGGCCGTGGGTGCTTTCGCTATCGGCACTGGCGAATTCGCCATCATGGGCTTGATGCCCGACATTGCCCAAAACCTCGGCTTAAGCGAACCCCAGGTCGGCCACGCTATCAGCGCCTACGCCCTGGGCGTGATGGTCGGCGCGCCACTGCTGGCGATCCTCGGCGCCAAGCTGCTGCGCAAACACATGCTGTTGTTACTGATGGGGCTGTATGCCCTGGGTAACCTGGCCACTGCGTTCACGCCGACCTTCGGCTCGCTGGTGGCGTTCCGCTTTATCAGCGGCCTGCCCCACGGTGCCTACTTCGGTATTGCTGCGGTGGTCGCCTCCAGCATGGTGCCCAACGATAAACGCGCCGGCGCCGTAGCACGGGTGATGATGGGACTGACGTTAGCCATGCTACTCGGCAACCCTATCGCCACTTTCCTGGGCCAGCACCTGGGCTGGCGCTCGGCGTTCGCGTTGGTGAGCTTGATTGCCCTGTGCACCATCGCCTTGGTCTGGCAGTTCGTGCCCCACCGCCAAGACGAACAGCGCAGCGACCCGCGCAAGGAACTGCAGGCTTTTACCAAGCCGCAGGTGTGGATGGCCCTGGCCATTGGTGCCATCGGCTTTGCGGGCATGTTCTGCGTATTCAGCTACCTGGCGCCGACCATGCTCGAAGTGACCAAAGTGTCGCCCCAGTGGATTCCGTTTGGCCTGGCCGCGTTTGGCGTCGGTGGGATTATCGGCAATATCGCCGGGGGCAAGCTGTTTGACCGTATGCAATTCCGCGCAGTCGGCTTGATCCTGGTGTGGTCGATGGCGGTGCTGGTGTTCTTCCCGTTTGCCGCAGGGTCGCTGTGGAGCGTGCTACTTGGCATCGGGCTGGTCGGCACCATGGTGTCGTTGGCAGCGCCGTTGCAGATCCGCTTGATGGATATCGCCCACGAAGCCCCTAGCCTGGCGGCGGCTTCCAACCATGCCGCGTTCAACTTGGCGAACGCGCTGGGCCCGTGGTTTGGCGGGATGGCGATCACGGCTGGGTTGGGATGGACGAGTACCGGATACATCGGTGCGGTGACGGCGTTGGTGGGGCTCGGCATTTATCTCATCGCACGGAGAATGCACGGCGGGCATTGA
- a CDS encoding ATP-binding protein, which produces MKLKHFLQPLDSSFSTPKAARKLLRLFALALVLGVYAGAYSYLRAALSEEISLRRSYMNEAVSDAQSFFVSRQTLLKSLGLSTVRHVTAPVGNLNNVPAEEVHITLGEAGNIWSLWLTRRMLDYLEANQVNLIYVAQRAEPGVERLYAVGPAPQAVPQTVLQRLMAVDTGNESLSDELWLTEQSRQDSPLYIFTRLDERSPASGWLGLEVDAPDLINALQHEKAGDFMLLDGTGQLIFSSTPQRPSAATALHQYHATACFGWEGSRWLPDRLAIRKHLGFSQWQIVYSLELGSLLPSLAVPMLVCLLLCVLVSVLMVRLVRRIDQRLIIPAANRIEALVESEAFSSAVIRIAPVALCVLRRSDGEVVLENPLSRQWLGNAREREQLCHDWIRRAFHAAEQSNTEELQMADGRHLFLSFAPTRYQREEVLICAFSDISERKQVELALQQARTLADAANEAKTLFLATMSHEIRTPLYGVLGTLELLARTDLNSQQRGYLNAIEGSSANLLQLICDVLDVSKIEAGQLSLELSVFSPLELVQEVIQGYAGAAQSKGLQLFACLDPQLPDHVRGDVTRIRQILNNLLNNALKFTESGRIVLRLRLESREGERALLQWQVVDTGKGIAAHDQQYLFEPFFQASGNANVVAGTGLGLSICKRLVHLMNGTLRVVSEPGLGSSFTFTLPLEQVDEYADEPWALPLLGERVYVVSPVRELAESMGGWLRRWGARAQLGVPHSAEADPGAVLVELYPGPVDSGQRLHWGGPRVIVGTDEHGVYPGLVACWQIGLNNLQALNRAVSRAQGIEENRSPIPCEAPAEINLNLRLLVAEDNLINQLILRDQLEELGCTVVLAGDGIEALSLWGETAFDMILTDVNMPRMNGYELTEQLRRLGCSLPIIGATANAMLDEAERCLNAGMDHCLVKPFTLRALYQCLQPYQRSVV; this is translated from the coding sequence ATGAAACTCAAACATTTCCTGCAACCTCTCGACTCGTCCTTCTCCACGCCCAAAGCGGCCCGCAAGCTGTTGCGCCTGTTCGCCCTGGCGTTGGTGCTGGGTGTGTACGCGGGCGCCTACAGCTATTTGCGCGCCGCGCTCAGCGAGGAGATTTCGTTGCGGCGCAGCTATATGAATGAGGCGGTTTCCGATGCCCAGAGTTTCTTTGTCAGCCGCCAGACGCTGCTGAAAAGCCTGGGCCTGTCGACGGTGCGGCATGTGACGGCGCCCGTGGGCAACCTCAATAACGTGCCCGCCGAAGAGGTGCATATTACGCTGGGCGAGGCGGGCAATATCTGGAGCCTGTGGCTGACCCGGCGCATGCTCGACTATCTGGAGGCCAACCAGGTCAATCTGATTTATGTGGCCCAGCGTGCCGAGCCTGGGGTGGAACGCTTGTATGCCGTCGGCCCTGCACCGCAGGCTGTGCCACAGACGGTGTTGCAGCGGCTGATGGCGGTGGATACCGGCAACGAGTCGCTCAGCGATGAGCTGTGGCTCACCGAGCAAAGCCGGCAGGATTCGCCGCTGTATATCTTTACGCGTCTGGACGAGCGCAGCCCTGCCTCGGGTTGGCTCGGCCTGGAAGTGGACGCCCCCGACCTGATCAACGCCCTGCAGCATGAAAAAGCCGGGGACTTCATGTTGCTCGACGGCACGGGCCAACTGATTTTCAGCAGTACGCCCCAGCGACCATCGGCGGCGACGGCGCTGCACCAGTATCACGCCACGGCCTGTTTCGGCTGGGAGGGCAGTCGCTGGTTGCCGGACCGCCTGGCCATCCGCAAACACTTGGGTTTTTCCCAATGGCAGATCGTCTACAGCCTCGAGCTGGGTTCGTTGTTGCCCAGCCTGGCCGTGCCGATGCTGGTGTGCCTGCTGCTGTGCGTGCTGGTGAGCGTGTTGATGGTGCGCCTGGTACGACGTATCGATCAGCGATTGATCATCCCGGCGGCCAATCGCATTGAAGCCCTGGTGGAAAGCGAGGCATTCAGCAGCGCAGTGATTCGTATCGCGCCTGTTGCCCTGTGCGTACTGCGCCGCAGTGACGGCGAGGTGGTGCTGGAAAACCCCCTGTCGCGCCAATGGCTGGGCAATGCTCGGGAACGCGAGCAACTGTGTCACGACTGGATTCGCCGGGCCTTTCACGCCGCCGAACAAAGCAACACCGAAGAACTGCAAATGGCCGACGGCCGCCACTTGTTCCTGAGTTTCGCACCCACCCGCTACCAGCGTGAAGAAGTGTTGATTTGCGCGTTCAGCGATATCAGCGAGCGCAAGCAGGTGGAGCTGGCCTTGCAGCAGGCACGCACCCTGGCGGATGCGGCCAATGAGGCCAAGACCTTGTTCCTGGCCACCATGAGCCATGAAATCCGCACGCCCTTGTACGGTGTATTGGGCACCCTGGAATTGCTCGCCCGCACCGACCTAAACAGCCAGCAGCGTGGCTACCTGAATGCCATCGAGGGCTCGTCGGCGAATCTGCTGCAATTGATCTGCGATGTGTTGGATGTGTCGAAAATCGAGGCGGGGCAACTGTCCCTCGAACTCAGCGTGTTTTCCCCGCTGGAGTTGGTGCAAGAGGTGATTCAAGGGTATGCGGGAGCGGCCCAGAGCAAGGGCTTGCAGTTGTTTGCCTGCCTCGACCCGCAACTGCCGGACCATGTGCGAGGCGACGTCACGCGTATCCGCCAGATTCTCAATAACCTGCTCAACAACGCGCTGAAGTTCACCGAGAGCGGGCGCATCGTATTGCGCTTGCGCCTGGAAAGCCGCGAAGGCGAGCGCGCCCTGTTGCAGTGGCAAGTGGTCGACACCGGCAAGGGGATTGCCGCGCACGACCAGCAGTACCTGTTCGAGCCTTTTTTCCAGGCCAGTGGCAATGCCAATGTGGTCGCGGGCACCGGCCTTGGGCTGTCGATCTGCAAGCGCCTGGTGCACTTGATGAACGGCACGCTGCGCGTGGTCAGCGAGCCAGGGCTGGGCAGCAGTTTTACCTTCACCCTGCCGTTGGAACAGGTTGACGAGTACGCCGATGAGCCGTGGGCGTTGCCGTTGCTGGGCGAGCGGGTCTACGTGGTGTCGCCGGTGCGCGAGTTGGCCGAGAGCATGGGCGGCTGGTTGCGACGCTGGGGCGCACGGGCGCAATTGGGTGTACCACACTCGGCCGAGGCCGATCCCGGCGCGGTGCTGGTTGAGCTCTATCCCGGCCCGGTCGATTCGGGCCAACGGCTGCATTGGGGTGGCCCGCGGGTGATAGTGGGCACCGATGAGCATGGCGTCTACCCAGGGCTCGTGGCCTGCTGGCAGATCGGCTTGAACAACCTGCAGGCCCTCAATCGCGCGGTCAGCCGGGCGCAGGGCATCGAGGAAAACCGTTCGCCCATCCCCTGCGAGGCACCGGCCGAGATCAACCTCAACCTGCGCCTGCTGGTGGCCGAAGACAACCTGATCAACCAGTTGATCCTGCGTGATCAACTCGAAGAACTCGGCTGCACGGTGGTGCTCGCCGGCGACGGCATTGAAGCCCTCTCGCTGTGGGGCGAAACCGCGTTCGACATGATCCTCACCGACGTCAACATGCCGCGCATGAATGGCTACGAACTCACCGAGCAACTGCGCCGCCTGGGATGCTCGCTGCCGATCATCGGCGCTACCGCCAATGCCATGCTCGATGAAGCCGAGCGCTGTCTCAATGCGGGCATGGACCACTGCCTGGTCAAGCCCTTCACCCTGCGCGCGCTCTACCAGTGCCTGCAGCCTTACCAGAGGAGCGTGGTTTGA
- a CDS encoding EAL domain-containing response regulator, translating into MSAYRVLIVEDHPFQHEYLINVFQAIGGFDVDVVWDGASALQRLARQRYDLLLSDLMMPGMDGVQLIQQLAHLKAPPALALMSVASRRMLVGAGQVAGNLGLTVAGLISKPVREPQVRTLRDCLDKLAEQARAPCCHRGVNLPRENLVRALANGEIQAWFQPKKSLQDGRIVGAEALARWVHPVEGLLMPGEFLGEIERLGLETQLLTCILAQTLTAQAQWAQLGYRLPVSINLPTHLLDQCDLVDRLLAQVQHRDAEPRQITFELMESSTTQLSSNYYAGACRLRMMGFGLAQDDFGKGFSSYFNLVSTPFNEVKIDRSLVHGCAENESLASALQSIVELGRKLGLTTIAEGAETQAELAVLRRIRCDQVQGFLISQGVAADKFSALLIEDGPAPALI; encoded by the coding sequence TTGAGTGCCTATCGCGTGCTCATCGTGGAGGACCATCCCTTTCAACATGAGTACCTGATCAACGTGTTCCAGGCCATCGGCGGCTTTGACGTCGACGTGGTGTGGGACGGCGCGAGCGCGTTGCAGCGCCTGGCCCGCCAGCGCTACGACCTGCTGCTCAGCGACTTGATGATGCCGGGGATGGACGGCGTGCAATTGATCCAGCAACTGGCGCACCTTAAAGCCCCACCGGCCCTGGCGCTGATGAGCGTGGCCTCGCGACGCATGCTCGTTGGTGCCGGCCAGGTCGCGGGGAACCTGGGCCTGACCGTCGCCGGGTTGATCTCCAAACCGGTGCGCGAGCCCCAGGTGCGCACCCTGCGCGATTGCCTCGACAAACTCGCCGAACAGGCGCGCGCGCCGTGCTGTCATCGCGGCGTCAACCTGCCACGGGAGAACCTGGTGCGCGCCTTGGCCAACGGAGAGATCCAGGCCTGGTTCCAGCCAAAAAAGTCGTTGCAGGACGGGCGCATCGTCGGCGCCGAAGCCCTGGCGCGTTGGGTCCACCCGGTGGAGGGGCTGTTGATGCCGGGTGAGTTCCTGGGCGAAATCGAACGCCTGGGCCTGGAAACCCAACTGCTGACCTGCATCCTCGCCCAGACCCTGACGGCCCAGGCCCAGTGGGCGCAACTCGGCTACCGGCTGCCGGTATCGATCAACCTGCCTACCCATCTGCTCGACCAGTGCGACCTGGTCGACCGTCTGCTGGCCCAGGTTCAGCACCGGGATGCCGAGCCCCGGCAAATCACCTTCGAATTGATGGAAAGCTCCACCACACAGTTGTCCAGTAACTACTACGCTGGAGCATGCCGCTTGCGCATGATGGGTTTCGGCTTGGCGCAGGACGATTTTGGCAAGGGTTTCAGTTCCTACTTCAACCTGGTCTCCACGCCGTTCAATGAAGTGAAGATCGACCGCTCGCTGGTGCATGGCTGTGCAGAAAATGAAAGCCTGGCCTCCGCCTTGCAAAGCATCGTCGAACTGGGCCGCAAGCTGGGGCTGACCACCATTGCCGAAGGCGCCGAAACCCAGGCGGAACTGGCGGTATTGCGGCGAATTCGCTGCGACCAGGTGCAAGGCTTCCTGATTTCTCAAGGGGTTGCCGCGGATAAATTCAGTGCGTTGCTGATAGAAGATGGCCCTGCGCCAGCACTTATCTGA